The DNA window GTGAGGTGTTGGGCTACGTCACCCGGCTGGTGTCGCCATATTGTGTTGATCCCCCGAATTTTCCCTGAATAGGGGAGACTGAAAGATAGATTTTCCAGTCCATATTGATAAGGAGTAGGTGCATGAAGGTTGCCATCACGGGTGCAACAGGATTTGTGGGAAGTCGTTTGGTGGAACGACTGAGCCAAGCGGGCCATTCTGTCGTGGTATTCACCCGCAACCTAGGTCATGCTAATCGGGTGTTTCCCTCGTCATCCTTTCCCACAGTTACCAACATTGCCTACACACCAACCCAGGCCGGCGAGTGGCAGCAGGCGATCGCTGGTTGTGATGGCGTGGTGAATTTGGCCGGTGAGCCCATTGCAGAAAGCCGCTGGACGCCGGATCGCAAGCGGATGATTGTGGAAAGCCGCCAACTGACAACCCGTTTGCTGGTGGATGCGATCGCCCAGGCGGATCCGAAACCGTCTGTGTTGGTCAGCGGTTCTGCCATCGGCTACTACGGCACCAGTGAAACCGCGAGCTTTGATGAAACCAGCGGCGCGGGGGATGATTTTCTGGCGCAGGTCTGTCAAGCCTGGGAAGCGGAAGCTATGCGCGTCAAAGCAAGCGGCACGCGGTTGGTGATTCTGCGCACGGGTATTGTGCTTGGGCTAGAGGGAGGAGCGATCGCCAAGATGATTACCCCCTTTCGCCTCTTTGCGGGTGGTCCCTTGGGGACTGGTAAGCAGTGGGTGTCTTGGATCCATCGCGATGACCTTGTGGAGCTGATCATCCAATCGCTCAGCCAGCCAGGCTACGAGGGCGTGCTCAATGCCACTGCTCCCAACCCGGTGCGGATGGCGGAATTTTGTCACGTAATGGGCGAGGCGCTCAACCGTCCATCCTGGCTGCCGGTGCCAGAGATTGCCCTAGAAGCTCTTTTGGGCGATGCTGCCAAGATGGTTTTAGAGGGACAGCAGGTGCTCCCTCAACGAACTCAAGCGGCTGGGTTTCACTATCAGTTTGCAGATATCCAATCGGCACTGCGCGACGTTCTCAGCTAGATCGAGGTTGGGGCTGGGAAGCGATCGCCTTGATCCCCCCAGAGCAGTGATATAGGTCACCAGACATCTCCATCGCTGATACAGTCCCTAGACAAGATAGGTGGAACAATAGAATCGATGGTTTGACCATCTAGTTCATATATGAACCATCTGCCTTGCTCATGCCTCAAATCCTCCGGATTCTCAGCCTTAAGGCTGGAAGCGTGAGTAAATCATCTCATCATCTCCACCTATGCCCGATCCCGTCCTTAGGCTTGGGCGATCGCCCTCGATATCATCCATGACACGGATTCCTGAAGGTGCTTGATCGCACGCATGAGGGTCTGGATGGAAGGAGCGATCGTGGGCCGAGCTTGCGCCGTAGCCACCATGGCAGTTAGCGTCAGAAAACGGGCACCCTAAGGATAGTTAAGGCAATAGATATATTCTTTATGAGAGACAGCGGATCATGCAAGTTGATGAACTGCTGAGCCAGTATGCAGCAGGGGAACGAGATTTTCGCGAAATTAGCTTAGTGGGTCAAAACCTGAAGGGGCATGATCTCAGCGGCATTAATCTTCGTCGAGCCAATCTCAGCGGAGCAGACCTGAGTGGTGCTAATCTCAGCATGGCGAACCTCCGGGAAGTGAATCTTTTTGGGGCAAATCTCAATCAAGCCAATTTGATTGAAACGAACCTGATTGGTGCAGACCTCACCCAAGCCAAACTGGTTGAAGCTAATCTCACGGGTGCTGGACTGCGAGGCACACGCCTGATTCAGGTGAATATGAGCCGCAGTATTTTACAAGA is part of the Leptolyngbya sp. CCY15150 genome and encodes:
- a CDS encoding TIGR01777 family oxidoreductase; this encodes MKVAITGATGFVGSRLVERLSQAGHSVVVFTRNLGHANRVFPSSSFPTVTNIAYTPTQAGEWQQAIAGCDGVVNLAGEPIAESRWTPDRKRMIVESRQLTTRLLVDAIAQADPKPSVLVSGSAIGYYGTSETASFDETSGAGDDFLAQVCQAWEAEAMRVKASGTRLVILRTGIVLGLEGGAIAKMITPFRLFAGGPLGTGKQWVSWIHRDDLVELIIQSLSQPGYEGVLNATAPNPVRMAEFCHVMGEALNRPSWLPVPEIALEALLGDAAKMVLEGQQVLPQRTQAAGFHYQFADIQSALRDVLS